The Nostoc sp. 'Peltigera membranacea cyanobiont' N6 genome contains the following window.
ACTAGATGGGCAAATTGTCACTTTTGAGCAAGTAGGGCAATGGTTCCTCACCAAAGTAATTGAAGAACTAGCACCCCTGCAAGGTGGGTTAGATTCTCTCGTGTTAACCGTACCTGTAGACAGTTTTGAAGCCTATCGTCACTGGTTGGGTCAAGTTTGTCAAGCCCTCCCCATTGAGCAAGTGCGGATGCTGGATGAACCCACAGCCGCCGCCTTGGGTTATGGCTTGGCAGATCGAGAAAATCTCTTGGTGATTGACTTTGGTGGTGGCACTTTAGATTTGTCCCTTGTCCGGTTGGATCAAAGCGTGCAAGCAACCACAAAGCCCTTGGGATTTCTTCTCAAGTGGGGTAATAAGTCTTTGGCTGAAGATTCAAAACAAAAAGTTAAAACTGCCCGTGTACTGGCGAAAGCTGGGCAAAATCTGGGCGGTACTGATATTGATAATTGGTTGGTAGATTACTTTGTCAAAACTCAAGAGTTGGCGGTAAGTCCCTTGACAACACGATTGGCAGAACGGGTAAAAATTCAGCTATCAACCCAAAACCAAGCTAGTGAAGTTTATTTTGATGATGAGACATTTGAAAGCTATGAATTAGAATTAAACCGCGATACTTTTGAAAATATCCTCAAAGAACACGCCTTTTTTGAGTTACTAGATGAGTCGATGACGACATTGTTGCAGCAAGCAAAACGCCAGGGAATTGAACTTTCTGATATTAATGCAGTTTTGTTGGTTGGTGGAACTGTGCAATTACCAGCAGTGCAGACATGGATCAAACAGTATTTTGAGCCAGAAAAAATCCGTTGCGAACGTCCCTTTGAAGCGATCGCTCAAGGTGCATTACAGCTAGCTCAAGGTGTGCAAATCAAAGACTTTCTCTATCATAGTTATGGTATCCGCTACTGGGATCGCCGCAATCAGCGTCACAAATGGCATTCTCTGATTAAAGCGGGACAAGCATATCCAATGAGTCAGCCAGTGGAATTAGTCTTAGGCGCTTCTTTAGAAAATCAGCCCAGCATTGAATTAATTATGGGAGAATTGGGAGCAGATACGGGTAGTACTGAAGTTTATTTTGATGGCGATCGCTTAATTACCCGTCGTCTAGATGGTAACGAAACCACCGTCAAACCCCTCAACGATCGAGAAGGCGCGAGGACAATTGCCCAACTGACACCACCCGGATATCCTGGAAGCGATCGCATCAAAATTCTCTTTCAAGTTGATGAGCAACGCTTTTTACGAATCACTGTTGAAGACTTGTTAACCAATGACACGCTTTTGGAGAATCAACTCGTGGCACAATTGAGTTAGATACAATGCACATTATCAGTCGTAAAAAGCTGCGCGAATTTTGTCAAAAGCTTAACAACTGGTACAAAGCTGCCAATAAAAGTACATGGAATAATCTTACCGAAGTGCAAGCCGTTTATCCTGAAGCAGAAGCTGTTGGTAATTTCACTGTTTTTAATATCAAAGGAAACAAATATCGTCTGATAGTTATTTCTAGCCACCCATCTTTAACCATCCAAAAACTTGATTGACGGTTAGTGTAAGTTTAATTTCTGGTAATACAGGCAAAAAATCTTCTCCCTGAAATAGCACTGGCTGTTGTTCTGGTAAAAATACCAAAATACTCACGTCATCAGGATCGAGGAACCATCCCAGACGACTACCATACTTTAAACAGTAGAGAATGTTCCCAATTACTTTGTTAGGTTTTTGTTCTGGCGAAAGAATCTCAATCGTCCAGTCTGGTGGAAGTTCAAAATTATCAGGTACTTCATTATCAACAGTGAACGGTATGCGTCCCCACTGAAATACAGCCACATCTGGTACTATTGAGCGTTCTCCAAAACTACAACGTAATTCGGGAAACGCATAGGCAATCTTCTGATTTTCCGCAACTTCATTAACAACAGCACCAAGTTTGCCTTGCAAGCGGCTGTGTCTCCCTTTCGGCATTGGCTTAGGAATAATCTTACCGTTAACATATTCACTCGCAGGCTTTGTTTCTGGAAGCTTCAGAAACTCTTCCAGGGTAAGTAGTTGAGTAGTTGAGTAGCTCATGACTCCTGAATCCCTCGAAGATGTGTTTTTAGTCTAGCAGTATCTACGGACAGGTGCATTCACAGAGTTAAAGCACCTATCCATAGATCAACGAAAGAATTGAGCAGTGATTAATTCATCATCACCATAATTCTTAATTACGAATTACGTTCGCGGAGCGTGCCGGAGGCTCTATTACGAATTATTTATGTACCACTACTAAAGTTCCATAGCTAGCCCAGTTGTAAACATTGCGTGCTTGCTTAACAGGTAAATTCACGCAACCGTGGCTAACTGGAGTGCCAAAACGATTATGCCAGTAAGCACCGTGGATGGCATAGCCTTCGTAAAAATACATTGTGTAAGGAACATCAGGAATATTGTAGCCCTTGCCTCGCATCCGGTGAGTGCGATACTTAGAATTAATCCGAAATCTACCTATGGGTGTGGGAGTCGATCGCTTCCCTCCAGAAATGCGGTATGAATAAACAAGTTTTTTACCTTCCCATGCACGTAACCGTTGCTCTGACAGATCAATTTCAATCCAGCGAGGTTGGGATGTTTGCCTGAGATTAAATTCAGTGATGCCATTTTCATCGACTGACGCAGCGATCGCTGTGGTAGAGTTGCGATCGCCTGCTAACGGTGCTGACCACGAAAATAAAGTCACTACCACCAACGCCACGCTTGTACAAAAAGTTTTTGAAGAACAAATCCCACCACTGCGAATCCAGAATTGCATTATGCCTGACCTTCTAAAGTACGCAAAAATCATGAAGTGAAGGATTTACGCAATTCATCCGCTAATACTTTTCAAAACAAGTCCTAAACTAATCCGCATCTAATTAGTCATTGGTTATTTGTCATTCTTTAATGACTAAGAACAACCTTTACAAAAAAATATGTAATCTAAATGCGTCAATGCAAAGTTTTACCCAATTAATATTTGCATTTGTAGTTTCACACAGGAATTGTCAGGATTTACGCTTATTTATTTGGGGGAAAGTGGATAATATCAAATTAGGAAAAGACTTTTAATCCTCAATCCCAAATCTAAAATCCCAACTTGGGATGAATACCCTCTTATATATTTTATTTCAAATCCATCAATTCCGACTCCGAAGATTCCCAGCATAAAATATTGCTGGGAATCACTCAATTGTCTTGATTTGTTGTTATTAATGATTTTATCTAAATTGCCTTATGGTTGCTCCACCTACTATTTCTGGATAACTACTGGTGTTCCTATGGATGCCCACTCAAATAGCCATTTTGCATGTTTAGGTGAGAGATTCACACAGCCGTGGCTGACTGGAGTGCCAAATCTTTTATGCCAGTAAGCACCGTGAATACCGTAATTACCTTGGTAAAACATCACATAAGGAACGTTGTCAACGTTGTAGTCTTCTCCGCGCATCCGCGTAGTTTTGAACTTAGATTGAATTTTAAAAGTACCAACAAGAGTGGGAGTAGCTTTTTTGCCAGAGGAAATTGCACTTCCATAAACCACTCTGTCACCTTCCCAAGCTATTAAGCGTTGCTTTGAAAGATCAATTTGAATCCAACGCTTATCTGATTGTTGTAATGTCTGGATGGTTTGTGCAATCACTTGCTCTTTGGAATTCGCCCAAACTTCACTTGTTCCAGTAGTAGTAAAAACACTTAAAGAAAGTGCTGTACCAGTAAGGAGTATTTTTAAGCGACGCACCCAGTCAGAATAAATAAGTCTGTTCATTTTAGATACACTCACACTCAAATCATCAGGTATTGAGAAACTTATCAGGTTTCACTTTTATTTCCTTATCCACTACTTTAATAGACGTTAATTTTTGATGATTTGATTCTAATTTAACCTAACTGTTGCATGAGTTTTTTTGCCCTAGATGCGATCGCTTCCCAATTTCCCTCTGTGACAAGCTTTTTGGTAAATAATTCACCGCTCAAACCGACAGCGATCGCTCCTGCTTGCAAAAATTCTTTGGCATTTTCTAGAGTCACCCCGCCAGTAGGAATTAAGGGAATCTGACCTAGTGGCCCTTGCAAACTTTTGATATAATCAGCCCCTCCCACTGCTTGTACGGGAAACACTTTTACACAACTAGCGCCCTGACTCCAAGCGGTAACAATTTCTGTAGGAGTCAGCGCCCCTGGAACGATAGGTACATTTTTTTCTTGGGCTGCTTGAATCATTACGGGATCGACATGGGGGGTGAAGAGGAATTGACCCCCAGATGCGATCGCTTCTTCTAGCTGCTGCACATTGAATAACGTACCAGTACCAATAGTACAGGCTGGTAATTCTGAGCGTAGTTGACTGATTAGTTCCCCAGCGCGATCGCTATTCCAGGTAATCTCAATAAGCTGCATTCCCCCAGATGCTACAGCCATTGCCATTTTTTGTCCCACTTCGATTTTAGGGGCGCGGATGACTGCGATCGCTCTATGTCTTTGCAACTGTGATAACCAAATTTGATTGGGCATTTTAACTGGAAATTAAGGATTAGTCGCCTGATTTTGCAACATTACATTACTTTAGAGACAGTCTCTGAAAAGCCAGCTTAATTCTTCTAGTAGAGGAGAGAGGTAAGTAAAAAGGCATATACTGCAATTACCAAGCAATAGTTTAATAAGCTCCTAGTTCAAGACCTACTAGGAGTTTTTTTTATCTCAGTGGAGGCAAATATCAATAAACCTAGTTGTGATTAAGCTATTCCTCATGGATATTCATGATTAATTCTGATGGTAGATGGAATCAAAAGATTAAGATTGATAATATGTAGCTGTGAGTGAAAAACGTTTACCGAATTAATAACAATGAATATTCTTGCTTGGATTGTTTTAGGTCTAATTGCTGGTGCGATCGCTAAGGCTATCTACCCCGGTCATCAAGGCGGCGGAATCCTGGGAACTATCGTATTAGGAATCATCGGTGCTTTTGTTGGCGGTAGCTTAGGAGTGTTTTTTAGTACAGGAACGTTAAGTCTAGCAGCTCCGACCCTCAGTATTCCTGGCATTGCAGTAGCAGTCCTTGGTGCAATTGTTGCAGTTTTCCTGTGGAATTTAATAACCAACCGCAGTGCTGTATAAGAGCAAAATTGCGGATAATGAGTGAAGGGAATTTAGTAAATTCATTTAACTATTGTGAATTAAATAGAAAAATAGCGTCCGCCTGTTATTATGGTGACGCTATTTTTTTAATTATTGATAAATAAAAATTTGTAGGGTTTTAATGGTGTGCGATCGCTCAGTATAAATTTTTATTAAAAGTCTTAATTAGCTCTAAGAATTCCTATACCAGCTTCTCTTTCAATATAATCTGCCACTCTCTCCCCGTTTTTCAGAGAAATGCACCATACTCTGATGTGAAATAACAGCAAAGTTAGGTCTAATTTAAATAAGTATAAATACGCTAAAGTCTATAGATTTAATAAAATTTTCAATAAGTTGCACTGCTCGATACACACAAAGCAACGATGTTTGGTTAAGCTGTAAGCGCTATGATTAGAGTTTATTGAACGTCTTATGCACTGGTTATTATCCGGGCCGTTGAGTACTGAAGAATTGACGGTTAACATTGCAGGGTTGCCTGCATCGTTACAAGGTAAGAAGCTGGTGCAGTTGTCAGATTTCCACTACGATGGTTTGCGGCTGTCGGAAGATATGCTAGAAAAAGCGATCGCAGTTACTAACGAAGCTAAACCAGATTTAATTTTATTAACTGGTGACTACGTAACTGACGATCCGACACCGATTCACCAACTGATACTTCGACTCAAACATCTGCAAAGTCGCAGTGGTATCTATGCGGCTCTTGGCAATCATGATATACATTACAAAAATGCCAAATCAGAAGTTACAGATGCCCTTACTAGCATTGGAATTCACGTCCTTTGGAACGAAATTGCCTATCCACTAGGAAAAGAATTGCCAATTGTTGGACTCGCTGATAGCTGGTCGCGGGAATTCTACCCCGCACCGGTCATGAATCAACTAAACCCCGACACACCCTGCATCGTTTTATCCCACAACC
Protein-coding sequences here:
- a CDS encoding Hsp70 family protein encodes the protein MAIAIDFGTSNTVIARWNPVTQQPETLTLPGLSIKQSLNPPLIPSLVYVEDATQNKVLVGQQVRDRGLDLKGETRFFRSFKRGIGANIQGYLPELDGQIVTFEQVGQWFLTKVIEELAPLQGGLDSLVLTVPVDSFEAYRHWLGQVCQALPIEQVRMLDEPTAAALGYGLADRENLLVIDFGGGTLDLSLVRLDQSVQATTKPLGFLLKWGNKSLAEDSKQKVKTARVLAKAGQNLGGTDIDNWLVDYFVKTQELAVSPLTTRLAERVKIQLSTQNQASEVYFDDETFESYELELNRDTFENILKEHAFFELLDESMTTLLQQAKRQGIELSDINAVLLVGGTVQLPAVQTWIKQYFEPEKIRCERPFEAIAQGALQLAQGVQIKDFLYHSYGIRYWDRRNQRHKWHSLIKAGQAYPMSQPVELVLGASLENQPSIELIMGELGADTGSTEVYFDGDRLITRRLDGNETTVKPLNDREGARTIAQLTPPGYPGSDRIKILFQVDEQRFLRITVEDLLTNDTLLENQLVAQLS
- a CDS encoding type II toxin-antitoxin system HigB family toxin produces the protein MHIISRKKLREFCQKLNNWYKAANKSTWNNLTEVQAVYPEAEAVGNFTVFNIKGNKYRLIVISSHPSLTIQKLD
- a CDS encoding Uma2 family endonuclease; amino-acid sequence: MSYSTTQLLTLEEFLKLPETKPASEYVNGKIIPKPMPKGRHSRLQGKLGAVVNEVAENQKIAYAFPELRCSFGERSIVPDVAVFQWGRIPFTVDNEVPDNFELPPDWTIEILSPEQKPNKVIGNILYCLKYGSRLGWFLDPDDVSILVFLPEQQPVLFQGEDFLPVLPEIKLTLTVNQVFGWLKMGG
- a CDS encoding L,D-transpeptidase, with translation MQFWIRSGGICSSKTFCTSVALVVVTLFSWSAPLAGDRNSTTAIAASVDENGITEFNLRQTSQPRWIEIDLSEQRLRAWEGKKLVYSYRISGGKRSTPTPIGRFRINSKYRTHRMRGKGYNIPDVPYTMYFYEGYAIHGAYWHNRFGTPVSHGCVNLPVKQARNVYNWASYGTLVVVHK
- a CDS encoding L,D-transpeptidase produces the protein MNRLIYSDWVRRLKILLTGTALSLSVFTTTGTSEVWANSKEQVIAQTIQTLQQSDKRWIQIDLSKQRLIAWEGDRVVYGSAISSGKKATPTLVGTFKIQSKFKTTRMRGEDYNVDNVPYVMFYQGNYGIHGAYWHKRFGTPVSHGCVNLSPKHAKWLFEWASIGTPVVIQK
- a CDS encoding bifunctional 4-hydroxy-2-oxoglutarate aldolase/2-dehydro-3-deoxy-phosphogluconate aldolase yields the protein MPNQIWLSQLQRHRAIAVIRAPKIEVGQKMAMAVASGGMQLIEITWNSDRAGELISQLRSELPACTIGTGTLFNVQQLEEAIASGGQFLFTPHVDPVMIQAAQEKNVPIVPGALTPTEIVTAWSQGASCVKVFPVQAVGGADYIKSLQGPLGQIPLIPTGGVTLENAKEFLQAGAIAVGLSGELFTKKLVTEGNWEAIASRAKKLMQQLG
- a CDS encoding GlsB/YeaQ/YmgE family stress response membrane protein, with amino-acid sequence MNILAWIVLGLIAGAIAKAIYPGHQGGGILGTIVLGIIGAFVGGSLGVFFSTGTLSLAAPTLSIPGIAVAVLGAIVAVFLWNLITNRSAV
- a CDS encoding metallophosphoesterase, with the translated sequence MHWLLSGPLSTEELTVNIAGLPASLQGKKLVQLSDFHYDGLRLSEDMLEKAIAVTNEAKPDLILLTGDYVTDDPTPIHQLILRLKHLQSRSGIYAALGNHDIHYKNAKSEVTDALTSIGIHVLWNEIAYPLGKELPIVGLADSWSREFYPAPVMNQLNPDTPCIVLSHNPDTAEILQAWRVDLQLSGHTHGGQIVIPGFGPAALAYSKITKNIPLAVRRRVPFLEVNVSVVKHWEWAQGFHRIGKNQMYVNRGLGTYLPGRLFCRPEVTIITLQGE